The DNA sequence ctggtgaacctgcaacaatgccatggcatgcagggcagaggctgcctccccacagGCTTTGTAAGCAACACCAGACAACGCCaaagactgcttacaggcccgtgaggggagagtaggctggtcccgccaggaggaagcgacaccggccggacacaactgcatcgcgaccggtCGCTCCACTGACAGGATACCAGTATACCCCCTGGCATCTCCACCCTCcggatccggatcgacgtccgAGGGTGACAACCCCTcctccgacgttacggtggacaTCGTCTCcggtggaggctcgacagagcgtGAGAACACTGTAGAACAACGGCCGCTtgtctccatcgggacctccgctggcaacggatcagggcgctgggagctgctggacgaaccagcagaccaacccagcaccgttatacggatATCATCCTTCGCAAGCCTGGTGGCTGCGTTCTTAGCAGCACCAGGCTTggaaggcgggggccgttgccggaggaacgacacccgtctccgcaaatccgccatagtcatgccctcgcagacgaagcatgaactatcacgcaacgctgcctctgtgtgctggagccccagacacgaaagacaacgctcgtggCCATCCCGGGGGGCGatgaacacaccgcatccagaaacggagcacggacggaaatccatctttaaaaagacgaccccgaccgtgacacgaatgagcggctgtctttaaaaagacacaaagctcaaacgtgctgctcttttagggaaatcactcttttgtgcgagctggtgaaacacacagggagaggcaaacgcactcactcgaactcaagtcctaaaaaaagagacagagagagagagaaagagaagggtggagaaaacactgcgagcctccgctgaagtgtctttgcccaaccaacttcagcaagctgagatcTTTTTCTTTTCCCTCTTAGAGACAGGATCTACAAAGATCAGTTAAACAGCTTCtcgagagcagatgtctgccggcttcgaagcaataaagctgatttggtattatgcacctgcgccttatatacgcacctggcggggcggcactggcattatgcaaatacctgcatgccaagttcattggcatttcttatagttctcgaagtagatagcaggcttgtgcacaattcagaattgaattgagaatgactccttaattccaattcaattcttgaatttgaattgaatttgaattgatgtcaaaaacacgatctagaattacaattcgaatttgaattaaaggaagcagaattggaattcaatagaaattcaaagaaattcatatacatattatacagtaaatgaagtgttaaaaaataagcttttagTATATGTCggatatgattgcattacatattctataaattatattagtttgaactaatgtacagattacattaacaggaGATGTTTTACCCCAGcaataatgttaaaaactctagtcacataacaaataattaagtttgatttttttgtaattgtaattttgtggaacaagatggaacatgacttcatttaccagaatgctttacttttaccaagtatttaaaatggttgccaaacaattttccaaagtaactttcctaacactgaatgtaagtgagattctttctgttgtgtgactgtggaatttctttgaattgccacGAATtaaattccacttcctgtcatgcgaattccaattcaaattcaacttcctgtagggcggagtcaattcaattcaaattctgattcatgaattgaatggaggccaattctgaaattctgaattgtgcacaagcctggtagataggtcacccgcgaagcggttcccaattcgtcggtcacgacgtgacgtcgtagtgaccgactgaaagggaacgtcattgtattgctccagcgtcacattgtgtaaactgcatttatagtaaggaagtgcacatatgcagatatcatagcaaatagcaataaatacacacaccttgCTCTCTTGTGAAGTTCACGCGCACTGTAAGACCGTGAATTGAAGACGGCGCTAACACGCAGAGTAAAGACGGGGCAGAGCTAAGAGGGCTAAGCTTAAGGGGGTTGCGTTTGCGGCACAGTCCTTGGCTGGGGCCCTCAAAAGTTCATGGGCCCTTAGAATCGTCCTAACTTTCCCCCCCCTTACAGCGCCCCTGAGAGTGATCCCAAGTTGCTGTGTGTGTAGAATCAGGGATAAATTCCCTGACCCTCAGGGACAGTACACCAGGTTCATCCCTGGAATTTAATTTCCTATGTCGTGTTATTGTAAGTAGTTTGGTATTATTAGTGTTCTTGTACTGTGTGTTgctatttacattttatataaataattttccATCATTgatctttaataaaaatattttttataattgatAAGACTGTTCATGCTGTATTTCTTATGCATTACATCCACAaacttatataaaaaaactagatgttagagatgcgcggatgggctattatttcatccgcaaccgcatcacaaaactcatcatccgtccaccatccatccgcaccaacgtttctgaccggttttcaaaaccgcacccgcccgccatccgctgactggccGATGCAAGGCGTTGCTGaagacagccgcgagactagaaagctctagaatatcagcagtgaactccgatcggcgcacagggacaaaaataaataaataaatagcctaaattaaacgcacaaattacatagcctgcactggtgtcatcttgatttaccactttgtaaaacttattccaggcaacccttttctgaccttcTGTTTCCTTTGTTTtcaattctcattttttgagtttgccacgtacctccttcgccggcgttgataagagctacGTCAAAATGCGTCTTCATTTCTCCAcactgttaatgatagaacgaatggataacagccgaggctatcccaaataattaaaacctttattaaataaaagtgtgtatttattattttttgtcactgttttagtattataagttatgttttgtgttaatattagcctattctgtttatgttgcgtatatttctaaggttgatttgatatactgttgaatagtttaatctacatcaatgtgttatattttctaaaataaaaaaatatttttctgattacatatttattttaataagtcagaaatgtctccgctgttttctgctgacaggcgcggtgggcgctactgggggcgtgtgcagcaggtgacacaaattatgggtcctcagaaggctagaccgtctcatttctgttctcttcgcgaacttctgaggctgccaccttgaaagacagagtgctcaccttttaaagtcgcatgcttagaaggacacagctaataacaagcagtcgatccgccacccgcccgaatttaattaaaatattattttttgtcaTGTCATCCGACCGATCCGCGCTTTGTCCGCGGCTGTAACCGCCAACCGCGCATCTCTAGTAGATGTAGTAATTTACCATTTTGAAACACCAAATAACAGAAACATGGTCAAAtattatttacagtatacatttatttacagaaaTTATAAAATTTACACCAATTTACACCTTTTTTAATGGTGCCTTTGAAGCAACATTGACCAGCAATAGGGATCATTGTTAATTTGCAGTCTCTTGGAAAGCGGATTCTGTGGAAAACATGCAGTGTCATTAGACATAAACACCATTTTATAGTTATACATATTGTTATTAATTTGTATAGTGCTAATTTGCCTAGACTGAGGTTACAGGCAAAGGCAATAAGGTACAATAAAAGCATGTATATGTGCATTACATACCAAGGCCTCTGCTAACTTGTGTCTGCATCAGCTCTGATATAGGGGGTGCAGGTATAGGGGGGACAACACCAAGAAGTCATGGGTCGTTGGGCCAAAGGCTTCTTCTTCGAGACATCCCAACTCCACTTGTGAGTCTCTTGTTTAAACATTTTCTCTGCAGTTCTGAGATGTATTCATACGTTTTCTCAGACTTCAGAGCCTGCAAGCTGTACCGTCTTGCATGTTTGTTGTAAACTCTTCGGAATCTGTAATGGCACAAAGGTAAATTATTAGAGGTCAACTACTCAATTTATTACTCATTAAAACAACTGACAAACTTGTGAGCACATATCAATGCCAGACCACTGTGTGCCTGTGGGTTTACTTTACAAGACTGCATGTAATAAATTTACATTTGTTTGCCCTCAGATGTAGTACTTGTTGGTCTGTTGCGGTGGAAATTGTAGTCAATAGCTGCCAGCAGAACTCTTGCCTCATAAACCGGGGGTGTGAAAGCAAAGCGCTTGCTTGCATACATTAGTACATGGTTCTGGAATGACTCCAGGTCGTTGATCTCTTTGAatagaaaacacacacacacacacacacacacacacacaatatatagTTCaacatgtgtgtatgtgtatgcataaatgtgtatgtgcgcatgTGTACAAagacacacaatgtgtaaaatgtTACATGTTAACACGCTTTACCTGAAACGCAGATATTTATGGACATCCTTCAGCCAACGCTTGTTGAAAACGATGTCCAGTAATCCTTTGTGAGACTTGGAATCTCTCTGGATCCACTTGCTTCCCAAGAACTTCTCCCAGATCGCCATGTTGGCAGCTTCCCATTTGCCATGTGTGGACGTTGCAGACATGGTGACAAATGCCAATCCAATGTGCCTGTGCAAAAAagacaatatataaaataaaacgtttatACTGAAAAGGGTCACCACAGTACAAATATATGAAGAAATAGTGGGAGCTACCACCTACAATCAGTACAATAAAAATCATGCTTACAAGAAATTGTTCTTTGGTATCAGCAGTCTTGCAACACCACCCAAAATGGTTGACGATGTCCTTCAACCAGTGTAGGAGAATGGACTGTCCTTTCACCTTCGCTGCCTTtgggaaataaaaacaaaatactagAGGTATTCCTTTTCAAAAATAGTCCATGAAGAGCTAAGAAAAAGCATATTTCATCCCAATAGTAGACTATAGCCAATGATTCCAATAAGTCTCTGAAACTGAAGTTTTACATgttgtatttattaataataataataataataataaaaacaacaacaacaataataacaacaacatgatTTTCAATAGTGCCTTTAAATGTATATCTCAAGAACATTTGTATTTGGCACGAAGACATTTAATGTCCAAGAAATAAAATGCTGTGAAACACACCTAATGTATAGTCTATTTAGAGGAGTTGTATAGAGTAACATGACCCAGTCATTGCACTTACAGCAGCAAGTTTCTTGGCCAGATTCTTGGCACCGTGCCACATGTCCAGACTGTGATGAATCCCAAGGTCCGTGTATTTGCCTTTATCTGGGTCTGTGAATTTGGAAATCATCGCATTTCAAAACATCTCTTTTTGCAATATTACTATTCAATCATGTTATCAGAGGAGCACTTACTCATAAGGGCTCCAATCTGGATATGTGCATCTGTGCAGATCTCCACCAGCTTTATCTGTTTGGAAAGCTTGTCTACAGTCTGGATAAATGCCTCCTTCTCCATGATGTTGGAGTTCCACGATGTCTGCCGCTTGTCTATTGTGGCTACATGAATGATTTCCTTGGTGTCAAGCTCCATTCTAGTGTAGCTGCAGTACTGGGCACAATGCCCCGGTGAATTATTTCTGCCATCCCCTGTAAAAACAACAGGCATATATCGTAGTAAggttatatataaaaatgtcattGACACATGCaccatttaacattttaaaatacacacCTAGCACCACAACGTCTTTCCCTTGAAGGCGATGTTGTGGTTTcccttttcctcaaatgaaacaatcttcagtcttaggttttgatttcaagagatagacttttattttccggtcAAATAAGAAGCCGAGCCTGCCCTGGTGAATCCCCCCAGAACCAGAGTGTAGTCCTGGGAGGATCCTCCAAATCAGCCTAACTCTCTGAGCTGTGGCTAGGTAAATATATAGGTTCCCCTCCATGCTTAAAACAATATAGGATTtgttcaggcttgtaacttgAAGAACCACATGACATTCCGCAGACCAGTGTCTCCGtcccatgacctatttgacTCTAGGCTATTCCTTATACTCTGAGACCCTCTGAGACCTTTGACATGAATCATGAAGACACACAGCTGGGTTGCAATAGCAATCCCATGGCAAACTCCTGACCCACACACAGCATAACACATGACCCAGATACTGCATAACTTCATGGTAAACAAAttgcatgtgattataatggtaaactcatattcatgtagataaggattaaaataaacaacttcataatccccgctctgaggcttaatttagcctcacttttcctgtttattttaatccggagtGCAGTTTCATAATTTAGCGTTTCAATTATTACTATCTTGTGGCTAAAGAAAGCCACTATACATTACCAATTACCAACTTATGCCACTgcacttcgaactatggacaataagacaaacatctttccattctcattttgacttgaatgtaaaagtaaaagaactTTAGTCCTAAACAATTGGTGCGCAATTGGTTCTGCTCCTGCTATTGGTCATCACCATTATGtagaatatataataaaataaagtaaaagtaaccaaaataaagacaaagaaacccaaaaagcaaataaaacaaaaattactaaaaataaaaacaaaaagtaaatcattcataatacaaaatatttgtttCAATACAAATACAGCTTGTTCCttttcttcatcatcatcattatcatcattATCGTCGGTACCTCAATATTATCTACCAGTTGTAATTCAATACTGTTTTGTAACGCAAGTCCTGATAACATTCttgttcattttaaatttacttttCCATCATATTGATATTTTAACTTAGTTTGGTCTTGTAAAAAGATACCTTCACCTTATTTACCCACTAACCtctaattaaaattgattcagtatatGTTATCATGTATTTCTAATGGCTGCATCTAGTTGTTACCCTAAGATAAATTAATGCCTCTACTTTTGATTGTAGTactgtacataatttatttattctgtatttttattctgacaaaactttattaaattccttATTTAGCTTAATCCCATGCCTTTATCTAATTTGGTACCCATTTGGTTGATCAACAGAATCTACATataatttatgattaattgtttTGTTCATCCTTTTATAAGGATTCTAAATTCCCTTCTTTTGTAGTGATTTCCTGTCTCCATCATATTTAAGtactttttctctccctcctaATGATAACGAGgtcaaacattttatttttctacaaatccaaaataattctcCAATCGATATTATTTGATCTTCAAATATTTTCAATGTATATGTTTCTCTGATTTGATTATATTATTCTTCTAATAGCATTTCTCTTCTCACTTTTACACCTTAAGTTATACTTTTTGATGTCTTCATAATAGATCTAGAAGTTTTTTAGTTGATTCATTCAAATTCCTGTTATAAAGCATTTcctatttaattttcttaagtctataattcCATAAGGCTTATATTTTCTTGATTGTACTCTTACTGTACCATTCAGAATTTTTACTGTACCATTCTGAAATATCTATCCTTCcctttttctgtgtgtgtgtgtgtgtgtgtgtgtgtgtgtgtgtgtgtgtgtgtgtgtgtgtgtgtgtgtgtgtgtgtgtgttttgttgttTACTACCATTGACACACATTTCCAAATTGTGGCCTACaagatgtatttttaaactcagaatttccCAAAAGACCTAAATATTATCAAGATAAGTTGACCTTAACTTTTCCTCTTATCTATAAGAATTCTTGTTGAATTTATCACCCTATTTATGAGGACTTGaaaatgttattgcattattgaAATCTGGTTTATAGTCAGGGGGCCAATTCTGAAAAGGGCTTCCGATAAGACTTTTGGTACAAGCTGTCactctatttttttttgttagaagACACCTATAGGTAAGAGATTAGGGTGGTTGTCAagctgaattattattttttttacttgtgcaAGCGATTTCAGGACATTTTTTTTGGTTTCCAGCTCAACTCGACAATCCaacaataaatgttaaaatctccaCAACCACAAGGCCCATATACATAAAAATGGtatcaaatgaaagcaaacactcaTGGGATGTCTGCTGAAGTGTCAGAATGAACATTTATTGTACAATGTAAGAGAAAACAGAACTAGAACATGAAAAAAACAATCTCCGCCTAAAGAGAACCAGTTTTCAAAGTGAATATCAGCTTGGAAACATAACATAGTATCCCAAAAGTTCTATCTATCAATACCCCTATCTATGGGAATGAGTCAAGCCAAGTTTAAAGCTTGTAGGGAGAGACAGTGCAATGATGCACAAGTTATAAAACTTTAATGTCAAGCCGAAATGTAGAACTGTAGATGGTGGTCTATGGTGCTATTTGACTTCATTAATGAACCAGGTTGTAACACATACGATATTTAATTGACATATCACTATAGTTAATAATTATATCCTAACATAACTGCTCTCTCACTTCTTTGGGGTAAGGGGTTAGTAACTAGTTAGTAGTaatacatggtaatgaagagcagctcgaacattaaaaagtaaagtttgatttaagttcagatttaaagactttaccgcatgtctggattttaaattttatacatacacacgtgaggaagatcttcatttatgtctggacatcgaggaagcatttatctttatcgttacctaagaagaacaatggaggacgcactggaggaggatattggaagtaagtaacagttaatttatactatttatatttgctatcatgtaatatgctcatggcttgtgcagttcagcctacgcACAGTAAGCATCAGCAGATGCTTCggatttaaaaagtgaggacgcgatctcacgtaatggcggatttcactgttgtaTGCTGTAcaatgttaaacacagttattcacttatatccttcatggcaactttcagtaagcctgcactgctgtatcttttaagtgtgtgatgtaatatgattccatgtttacatgcttatttacaaacgagaatgcaatctcacgtaatggcggatttcactgttgcatgctgtacagtgttaaacacagttattcacttatatacttcatggcaactttcagtaagcctgcactgctgtatcttttaagtgtgtgctgtaatatgattccatgtttacatgcttatttacaaacgagtacgcgtgacctcccgtaatggcggatatctgttacatgttgtacagtgttagacacagttattcactttcgtatccttcatggcaactttgagtaatgctgcactgcgggatttgctgtaaaat is a window from the Misgurnus anguillicaudatus chromosome 21, ASM2758022v2, whole genome shotgun sequence genome containing:
- the LOC129445458 gene encoding uncharacterized protein gives rise to the protein MVHVSMTFLYITLLRYMPVVFTGDGRNNSPGHCAQYCSYTRMELDTKEIIHVATIDKRQTSWNSNIMEKEAFIQTVDKLSKQIKLVEICTDAHIQIGALMNPDKGKYTDLGIHHSLDMWHGAKNLAKKLAAAAKVKGQSILLHWLKDIVNHFGWCCKTADTKEQFLAHWIGICHHVCNVHTWQMGSCQHGDLGEVLGKQVDPERFQVSQRITGHRFQQALAEGCP